The following proteins are co-located in the Pedobacter frigiditerrae genome:
- a CDS encoding pectinesterase family protein → MKKLLFYCSIVLLLNGIDVNASSLPSNISHLKSPYDFTVAADGTGNFKTVQEAINAVPDFRKTPTTIFIKNGTYKEKLNLSASKKLVKMIGESVEKTILTYDDWAQRKNSFGEEKGTSGSASFYVYGDGFSAENITFQNTAGPVGQAVALFVAGDKAKFTNCRMLGFQDTLYTYGHGSRQYYYKCYIEGTVDFIFGSSTAVFEECEIFCKKGGYVTASSSPDTSKYGYVFINSKVTGDASDNSFFLGRPWRPFAKAVFINCNLGKMIKAEGWNNWGKESNEKTAFYAEYKSTGSGANPKSRVPWSHQLDETTVKEYTLDMILNGWNPKE, encoded by the coding sequence ATGAAAAAGTTATTGTTTTATTGTTCAATTGTTTTATTGTTGAATGGCATTGATGTCAATGCATCGAGTCTCCCCTCTAACATCTCACATCTTAAATCTCCATACGATTTTACAGTAGCTGCCGATGGAACTGGGAATTTTAAAACTGTTCAAGAAGCAATTAATGCTGTTCCAGATTTTAGAAAAACGCCAACAACAATTTTCATTAAAAATGGTACCTATAAGGAAAAATTAAATCTTTCGGCTTCAAAGAAATTGGTTAAAATGATTGGGGAAAGTGTTGAGAAAACGATTCTGACCTATGATGATTGGGCTCAACGAAAAAATTCTTTTGGAGAAGAAAAGGGAACATCTGGCTCAGCTAGCTTTTATGTTTATGGCGATGGATTTTCTGCCGAGAATATTACATTCCAAAATACAGCAGGGCCAGTTGGCCAGGCGGTTGCTTTATTTGTAGCTGGCGATAAAGCCAAATTTACAAATTGCAGAATGTTGGGTTTTCAAGATACCTTATATACGTATGGTCATGGCAGTCGACAATATTATTACAAATGTTATATAGAAGGAACTGTCGACTTTATTTTTGGTTCATCCACCGCTGTGTTCGAAGAATGTGAAATTTTCTGCAAAAAAGGAGGCTATGTAACCGCATCTTCCTCTCCAGATACATCAAAATACGGCTATGTTTTTATCAATAGCAAAGTTACTGGTGATGCGTCAGATAACTCTTTTTTCTTAGGTAGACCTTGGCGGCCTTTTGCAAAAGCCGTTTTTATCAATTGTAATTTAGGCAAAATGATTAAAGCTGAAGGCTGGAATAACTGGGGCAAAGAAAGCAACGAAAAAACAGCATTTTATGCAGAGTATAAAAGTACTGGGTCCGGTGCAAATCCGAAATCTCGTGTGCCTTGGTCGCATCAATTAGATGAAACAACTGTAAAAGAATACACATTAGATATGATTCTAAATGGTTGGAACCCTAAAGAGTAA